The following nucleotide sequence is from Desulfovibrio sp. ZJ209.
AGGCCGTCCAGCCCGTCCGTGAGGTTGACGGCGTTGGACGCGGCCACCATGAGGAAGATGCCGAAGGGCAGGTAGAACCAGCCGAGGTCGGGCGCCCAATCTTTGACAAAGGGGATGGTGAGCCGGCTGTCGAAGGCCGGATTCTCCCAGAGCATCCAGATGGCGCAAAAGGCCACGAGGATCTGCGCGGTGAACTTGGCCTTGGCCGAAATCCCCTTGTTCTGGTGGTGCCGGAGCTTGGAGAGGTCGTCCCACAGGCCCACCGCCCCGAAGCCCACGAACACGAAGAAGGTCTGCCAGACATAGCGGTTGGCGAGGTCGCCCCACAAGAGCAGGCTCACGGCCAGGCTGAACAGGATGAGCAGCCCGCCCATGGTGGGCGTGCCGGCCTTGGCGGCATGCGCGGCCACATCCTCGTGGATGTACTGGCCGCACTTGAGGCGCCTGAGCCACGCGATGAAGCGCGGCCCCACGAGGATGGAAATGACGAGCGCGGTGATGAGCGCCGCCATGGAGCGGAAGGAGATGTAGCGGAAGACGTTGAACGCCGTCCATTCCGCTGCAAGTGGGGCGAACAGGCTATAAAACACGCCTTTCCTCCCTGCCCTGGCCGGCCTGGGCCTTTTCCAGCGCCGCAAGCAGCTCTTCCAGCCGGTTGGCGCGCGAGCCCTTGAAGAGCACGACGGCCCCGTCCGGGAACCTTTCTTCCCCCACCCACGCGCGCACAAAGTCCTCCGGGCCGGTCACGGGCGTCCAGCGGGGCGCGGTATGCGGATTTTCCGCCACAAGCCCCGCGCGAACGTCCTCGCCGTGACCGCCCTTCCAG
It contains:
- the mraY gene encoding phospho-N-acetylmuramoyl-pentapeptide-transferase, with protein sequence MFYSLFAPLAAEWTAFNVFRYISFRSMAALITALVISILVGPRFIAWLRRLKCGQYIHEDVAAHAAKAGTPTMGGLLILFSLAVSLLLWGDLANRYVWQTFFVFVGFGAVGLWDDLSKLRHHQNKGISAKAKFTAQILVAFCAIWMLWENPAFDSRLTIPFVKDWAPDLGWFYLPFGIFLMVAASNAVNLTDGLDGLAIGPAVIAALVFAIFIYVTGNARFSAYLLMPYIPGVGEVTVFCAAFAGAGLGFLWFNAYPAQVFMGDVGSLSIGGVLGYLALLCKQELLLAVVGAIFVAETLSVILQVGYFRWTGGKRIFRMAPLHHHFELKGVPESKIIIRFWILSILLGMLALSVLKLR